One genomic region from Streptomyces sp. NBC_01304 encodes:
- the tadA gene encoding tRNA adenosine(34) deaminase TadA, whose protein sequence is MRLALAEAELAAAGGDVPVGAVLLSPAGALLATGHNEREATGDPTAHAEVVAIRRAAAELGEWRLTGCTLVVTLEPCTMCAGALVQSRVDRVVFGALDAKAGAAGSLWDVVRDRRLNHRPEVVHGVLAEECSAQLTRFFRDR, encoded by the coding sequence ATGCGGCTCGCCCTGGCGGAGGCCGAGCTGGCCGCCGCCGGCGGTGATGTGCCGGTGGGCGCCGTCCTGCTGTCCCCGGCCGGCGCCCTGCTTGCCACCGGCCACAACGAACGCGAGGCGACCGGCGACCCCACGGCCCACGCCGAGGTGGTCGCCATCCGCCGCGCCGCCGCGGAACTCGGTGAGTGGCGGCTGACCGGCTGCACCCTGGTCGTCACCCTGGAGCCCTGCACGATGTGCGCCGGGGCGCTCGTGCAGTCCCGCGTGGACCGGGTCGTCTTCGGCGCCCTGGACGCGAAGGCGGGCGCCGCCGGATCGCTCTGGGACGTCGTACGCGACCGCCGCCTCAACCACCGCCCCGAGGTCGTCCACGGCGTCCTCGCCGAGGAGTGTTCCGCGCAGCTCACCCGCTTCTTCCGCGACCGCTGA
- a CDS encoding tRNA adenosine deaminase-associated protein, with amino-acid sequence MYFAALLARTEDGWEASDTELDDVETLSDLTDLAREASSDGADNDTVLVFIEQEDAWFGVVRLDGWEDPRIYVSDAAAASRSSYGEILLTDELLGRDPEDPDALEELVDLDGTEDGEPEEEDADDAASEAADAVPAGPIGDTAILDDLGLSEKELLSLSTDALNEIAEALGASEVLEAVR; translated from the coding sequence GTGTACTTCGCCGCACTGCTCGCGCGCACCGAAGACGGGTGGGAAGCGAGCGATACAGAGCTCGACGACGTGGAGACCCTGTCGGATCTCACCGACCTGGCCCGCGAAGCCTCGTCCGACGGGGCCGACAACGACACAGTGCTCGTGTTCATCGAGCAGGAAGACGCATGGTTCGGCGTCGTCCGCCTGGACGGCTGGGAGGACCCGCGGATCTACGTCTCCGACGCGGCCGCAGCCTCCCGCAGCAGCTACGGCGAGATCCTGCTCACCGACGAGCTGCTGGGCCGCGATCCGGAGGACCCGGACGCCTTGGAGGAGCTCGTGGACCTCGACGGCACCGAGGACGGCGAACCCGAGGAGGAGGACGCGGACGACGCGGCCTCCGAGGCGGCCGACGCCGTGCCCGCGGGCCCGATCGGGGACACCGCGATCCTCGACGACCTGGGCCTGTCGGAGAAGGAGCTGCTTTCCCTCTCGACCGACGCGCTCAACGAGATCGCGGAGGCCCTGGGCGCGTCGGAGGTGCTCGAGGCCGTCCGCTAG